The sequence CGGGGTGTCGCCCCGAATGACCGCGCCCAGAGCAATGATCGCATCGTACTTCCCGCTCAGGGCAAGCTCCTTGGCGACCAGTGGAAGCTCCCATGCGCCCGGTACGCGAAACACCTCGATGGCGTTATGGGAGACGTCATGACGCAAAAGTGCGTCCTTGGCGCCCTCCAGAAGCTTTCCGGAGATAAGGTCGTTGAACCTGGAGACGACAATCGCCACCGAAAGTCCCGTTCCCAGCAATTTTCCTTCTATCGTCCGCATCGCGAAAAAGCCTCCTTTTAAAAATCACGCCCCCCTCACCAGGAACGAGGGGCTGCATCTGCATTCCCAAAGTCGGTAAACGAGCGATGGAGAGGCGGTGCCGCCCGGCTACAGGCAACGCAGCATGTGCCCCATCCTCAGCTCCTTGGTCCGCATGTACCCCTCGTTGTAAGCGTTCGGCTCGATCAGCAGGGGAACACGATCCACAATCTCCAGGTCGTATCCCGCCAGGCCTATGACCTTCTTCGGATTGTTCGTCAGGAGCCGGATGCGCCGCAGGCCGAGGTCCATGAGGATCTGGGCCCCGGTGCCGTAGTCCCGAAGGTCCGGCGGAAAACCGAGCGCCACGTTGGCATCGACCGTATCCATCCCCTCGTCCTGAAGCCTGTACGCCTTGAGCTTGTTCACCAGCCCGATCCCGCGGCCCTCCTGACGCATGTAGAGCAAAACGCCCGCGCCCTCCCTCT is a genomic window of Fretibacterium sp. OH1220_COT-178 containing:
- the ribH gene encoding 6,7-dimethyl-8-ribityllumazine synthase, coding for MRTIEGKLLGTGLSVAIVVSRFNDLISGKLLEGAKDALLRHDVSHNAIEVFRVPGAWELPLVAKELALSGKYDAIIALGAVIRGDTPHFDYVSAEMSKGLAHVGLEHRVPVIFGVLTCDTLEQALLRAGSKAGNKGADSAYSAIEMASLLRNIRLSGGAKEGGYDA